Genomic DNA from Roseburia intestinalis L1-82:
TGCTGCATCTGCCTCTGCCGGCTGCTCTCCGGTGTTCTCCGCCACACCTGGCTCTGCCGGCTGCCCTCCGGTATTCTCTGCTGCACCTGCATCCGCCGTCTGTCCTCCTGCATCTTTTTCATCTGACAGGCTCGTACCATCTGCGCTTCCGACCGATGGTATCACTTCCCCCGTCTTTTCATCCACATAATTTTCATCTGCAGCCTCCCGCGCCAGAATTGCCTCATAAGAGAGATCACTCTCGATCTGCGTCTGGTATGATCCACTTTCAGGTTCATAATTTTCCCCGGAAAAAAGCACATCGATCACTTTCTCCACAAAAGACCACTCCGTCTCATCTTTTACACTGTAAGACAAACCGGGCAGATAAAAATCAAGTACTTTTTCGCAGCAGCTTTTTGCCCCCTCTTCTCCAAGCTTTGCAAAGAAAGATCTGTTTGTCTGTAAAAGTATTCCAATGACAGCCAGCAGCAATCCCCCCAGCCAGACGGCACCATTTATTTTTTTCTTTTTTAAATGTCGATAACGATAAGCATACATACTACACTGTATGCACTTCTATTTTTCATTATACCATGAAGCTCTGCTTCTTGATCGTGATCTGCATGAGTTTCGCCCGGCAGTCTTATTTTACTATAATCCCGCCTGTCTATTATGCCGGCAGTCCTTCCCCCATAAATGCAATATTGATGCCTTCCGAGATCGTGTAGCTTAATCTTTTGACCGACTCATCAATATCTTTTGGCGTCACAAACATCGCATTTAAATTCGGTGAGAGAAGTTCCCGGATCAGTTCATATTTTTCTCCATCGTTTAACTCTTTTAACGAATCCCCAAGCATATCAAATGCCTTGCTCTGGCTCATCGCAGCGATCAGGTTAAACATTGTGTCATTGACGATCGTTGCAGCATCCACAACTGTCGGTATCCCGATTGATATCACGGGAATCCCAAGGCTTTTTTTATTCAGTCCGTGTCTATGGTTTCCAACCCCGCTGCCCGGATTGATCCCGGTATCCGTGACCTGAATCGTCCGGTTTAACCGCTTGGTGCTGCGCGCCGCCAACGCATCAATGACAATGACCAGATCAGGTTTTGTCTCATCGATGATTCCATGAATGATCTCAAGACTTTCCATTCCCGTCTGCGCCATAACTCCCGGGACAATACTGCTGATCCGGTTCACATTTTTTTCTCCGAAAGCATACTTTCCATACTCTTTTACAATGTGTCTTGTGATAAAAAGATTGTCCACCACACGCGGGCCTAGTGCATCCGGCGTAACTTCACGGTTTCCAAGTCCAACGACCAGCACCGACAGCTCCTCATTTTTTTCCTGGATCAACTGACGGATGATCTTCGCAAGCTGTACGGATATCTCTCTGTGATAGTCTTCATCCTCCTCATCCATATTTCCCGCCTCGATCGTTATATAGGTTCCCTTGGGTTTTCCCATCGTCTTTGCACCGTTTTCCGTCTCAATGACCACTGTGCTGACTGTGATATTTTTGTCAACTTTCTCTTCTAAGAAACGGACTCCCTTCAGATCAACATGATCTTCCTGCATTTTTTCCTGCGTTTCAAGCGCTAAATCCGTTCGTATCTGATACATAAATTTTCCCCCATATTCCAATGCCCTGCTCCGACATCTGTTATCTTTGCCTATATTATTTCTGGTCTGAAAAAAAATTATCCATAATTTCTCATTATTTTACTGTTTTACACTTGACAACCACAAAAACCTGCCCTATAATATACCAGTATGTTTACATTGAACTGTCCGTGTCCGGCTTTAATGTAACAATCATGAACAATAACGATTACAAATTGGAGGTGTACGGATTGGCTAACATTAAATCTGCAAAAAAAAGAATTTTAGTAACAGAGACAAGAGCTGCTAGAAACAAAGCGATCAGAAGCGAAGTGAAAACTTCTATTAAAAAAGTTGAGGCTGCAGTAGCTGCAAACGATAAAGAGGCTGCAAAAGCTGCTTTAACAGTTGCTATCTCAACTATCGAGAGCGCTTCTTCTAAAGGAATTTACCACAAGAACAATTCTGCCAGAAAAGTTTCCCGTTTAACAAAACTTGTTAACGGTTTAGCTTAATTTTTGAAACATAGATAAAAACATATATGCGGCCTTAACCCAGCCGCATAATAAAAACACCAGTACCGTCATACTGGTGTTTTTTTGATTCATAGGAATTTACGTCCTATGAATCAAAAAGCCCTCCGGGCGGGATCGCACTGCGTCGGAGATGAATTATGTCGCAAAGCGACCCGCCGCAGGCGGGGAATCCTGTGAAACAGAATTCTTTTTATGTTATTTTTCTGACCGGCTGTACTTCATAATAAAAAGCTCTACCGCCATCTGATCATTCATGCGTCCTGTTTTTACGGACTCCTCTAAGTCAGCTCCATCATAAAGCGCCCTCTTTAACTGCGCCATTGTAAATCCTTTTGCCTGTGAAATATTCCGTTTTACCGCAAACGGCGGGATTCCCGCATTTTTGGCAATCGACTGATTGTCCATTCCACGCCCTGCCATATCACGCACATTTAAAAGGATCTGAAACTGTCTGGTAATCAGAAACATAATGCGCATCGGAGGTTCTTTTAATGTCAGAAGATCATAATACAGATCCAGTGCCTTCCGCTGGTTATGCTCGGCGATTGCATTGACCATCTCAAATATCTTATTGGTCGTCTGTTCCGTCGTGACTGCCATCACATCTTCCGCTGTGATCACATCCCG
This window encodes:
- the gpr gene encoding GPR endopeptidase, producing the protein MYQIRTDLALETQEKMQEDHVDLKGVRFLEEKVDKNITVSTVVIETENGAKTMGKPKGTYITIEAGNMDEEDEDYHREISVQLAKIIRQLIQEKNEELSVLVVGLGNREVTPDALGPRVVDNLFITRHIVKEYGKYAFGEKNVNRISSIVPGVMAQTGMESLEIIHGIIDETKPDLVIVIDALAARSTKRLNRTIQVTDTGINPGSGVGNHRHGLNKKSLGIPVISIGIPTVVDAATIVNDTMFNLIAAMSQSKAFDMLGDSLKELNDGEKYELIRELLSPNLNAMFVTPKDIDESVKRLSYTISEGINIAFMGEGLPA
- the rpsT gene encoding 30S ribosomal protein S20, whose protein sequence is MANIKSAKKRILVTETRAARNKAIRSEVKTSIKKVEAAVAANDKEAAKAALTVAISTIESASSKGIYHKNNSARKVSRLTKLVNGLA